A single region of the Caminicella sporogenes DSM 14501 genome encodes:
- a CDS encoding YjdF family protein — MNKLTVYFEEPFWVGVFERVENGKLMTSRVVFGSEPKDYEIYEFILKNYSRLKFSKPVKGYKLKRNRINPKRLQRKIRKEIQIRGISTKAQEAIRLEREANKLERKKKSKKQKEEEKRLKFLKKQQKKKEKKKGH, encoded by the coding sequence GTGAATAAGTTAACAGTTTATTTTGAAGAACCTTTTTGGGTGGGGGTTTTCGAAAGAGTAGAAAATGGAAAACTAATGACATCTAGAGTTGTTTTTGGTTCAGAACCAAAAGATTATGAAATTTATGAGTTTATTCTCAAAAACTATAGTAGACTTAAGTTTAGTAAACCAGTTAAAGGTTATAAGCTTAAACGAAACAGGATTAATCCTAAAAGACTTCAACGAAAGATTAGAAAAGAAATTCAGATAAGAGGTATTTCTACAAAAGCTCAAGAAGCTATCCGTCTTGAAAGAGAAGCAAATAAACTGGAAAGAAAGAAAAAATCGAAAAAACAAAAAGAAGAGGAAAAACGATTAAAATTTCTTAAAAAGCAACAAAAGAAAAAAGAAAAGAAAAAAGGTCATTAG
- a CDS encoding DDE-type integrase/transposase/recombinase gives MKPNYGNLARRYGVLRQTISKYDKKFERKETKKSKLDKYREEIEEKINLAGATITGVYKYFYSKDKTIGTHSNFDYYIRKHKLKSKNKSVVHPKYKTKPGKQLQFDFKEDITMISKNGEIFKFNIFTTTLGYLRMHKFTYSKSKTKEDVFRYLIEAFKYYGTIPKKLLTDNMSSIVNVKTKKFTEEFRQFSKDFNSTSENTI, from the coding sequence ATGAAACCAAACTATGGTAACTTAGCAAGAAGATATGGAGTTTTAAGACAAACCATATCAAAATATGACAAAAAATTTGAAAGAAAAGAAACAAAAAAATCGAAATTAGATAAGTATAGAGAAGAAATAGAAGAAAAAATTAATTTAGCAGGTGCAACTATAACGGGTGTATATAAATACTTCTACTCAAAGGATAAAACTATAGGAACACATTCAAACTTTGATTATTATATAAGGAAGCATAAATTAAAAAGTAAAAACAAATCTGTAGTTCACCCAAAATATAAAACTAAACCAGGAAAACAGCTTCAGTTTGATTTTAAAGAAGACATAACTATGATTTCTAAAAATGGAGAGATATTTAAATTTAATATTTTTACAACAACATTAGGATATTTAAGAATGCATAAATTTACTTACAGTAAATCAAAGACAAAAGAAGATGTATTTAGATATCTTATTGAAGCATTTAAATATTATGGAACAATTCCAAAAAAATTACTTACAGATAACATGAGTAGTATAGTAAATGTAAAAACTAAAAAGTTTACTGAGGAATTTAGACAATTTTCAAAAGATTTTAATTCTACATCAGAAAATACAAT